One Zestosphaera sp. genomic region harbors:
- a CDS encoding MarC family protein: MSEVIDWLLMLLVMYVKIVAILDPFAAVPVFITLTEGFEERKKREIVWKAFAAMSIMVVIFAVSGIWILNFFGISLASLRVGGGAILLVLSFDILGEAPRSKKLDPEEIAVMPVATPLLVGPGTMTTIILLVTEHSTIDGYLAVITASLLAVATSALMLRYSSLIVAKLSRSFVRGLGRFMSIIIAAMAFEMIKNGVVEWIQMLR, translated from the coding sequence GTGAGCGAAGTGATCGACTGGCTGCTAATGCTGCTCGTTATGTACGTTAAGATAGTTGCCATACTTGATCCGTTCGCCGCCGTGCCTGTATTCATAACTCTCACCGAGGGTTTTGAGGAGAGGAAGAAGAGGGAGATTGTGTGGAAGGCTTTCGCAGCTATGAGTATAATGGTTGTGATCTTCGCCGTCTCAGGTATATGGATCCTCAACTTCTTCGGGATTTCCCTGGCCTCGTTAAGGGTTGGTGGTGGTGCTATATTGCTGGTCCTGTCGTTTGACATACTTGGCGAAGCACCAAGATCCAAGAAACTGGATCCTGAGGAGATAGCCGTGATGCCTGTAGCAACCCCTCTGCTTGTGGGTCCCGGGACTATGACCACTATAATACTGCTGGTAACCGAGCACAGCACGATAGATGGTTACCTAGCAGTGATTACAGCGTCACTGTTGGCTGTTGCGACATCAGCTCTGATGCTCAGGTACTCCTCGCTCATAGTGGCTAAGTTAAGCAGGTCTTTCGTCAGAGGGCTGGGCAGATTCATGTCCATAATAATAGCCGCGATGGCCTTCGAGATGATTAAGAACGGCGTTGTTGAGTGGATTCAAATGCTGAGGTGA
- a CDS encoding radical SAM protein — MINALIHEARLHRPQADGSLECLVCERRCRLRTGVRGLCRNYMNIGGRLYSLGYGRLSAAESRPIEVKPLYHYWPNSTALTFSTFGCNFYCPWCQNHFLSFRDPGSDVPLMDPAHLVKLARISGDKGLSASFNEPTVNYEYLIDVADIARSEELYLSIVTNGYQTPEALDELVEVGFDGWSVDIKGCPGMRRALPNIDHSKVFRNARRVLDLGGHAEMVYLVVTRTNDYDECSEWIIDNHLSKLGPEVPLHINRYYPAHKWREEATQLRKLLDIYARARKEGIEYVYVGNVGIRELETTKCPKCGKILVERYNYSVTGFSLVREGGTYRCPRCGYKIPLRGMCSNSR, encoded by the coding sequence TTGATCAACGCCCTCATTCATGAGGCTAGACTCCACAGGCCTCAGGCAGATGGCTCCCTTGAATGTCTGGTGTGTGAGAGGAGATGTCGCCTGAGGACTGGTGTGAGGGGTCTTTGCAGGAACTACATGAATATCGGCGGCAGGCTATACTCACTGGGTTACGGGAGGCTAAGTGCTGCGGAGAGCAGGCCTATAGAGGTAAAACCCCTCTACCATTACTGGCCTAACAGCACTGCCTTAACCTTCTCGACATTCGGATGTAACTTCTACTGCCCCTGGTGCCAGAATCATTTCCTGAGCTTCAGAGACCCTGGAAGTGATGTACCGTTGATGGATCCCGCCCATCTAGTTAAGTTAGCTAGGATATCTGGCGATAAGGGGCTTTCAGCCAGCTTCAACGAACCTACAGTTAACTACGAGTATTTAATCGACGTCGCAGACATAGCGCGTTCTGAAGAGCTTTACCTATCTATAGTGACTAATGGTTACCAGACTCCGGAGGCGCTGGACGAGTTAGTTGAGGTAGGGTTTGACGGCTGGAGTGTGGACATAAAGGGATGTCCGGGGATGAGGAGGGCGTTGCCCAACATAGATCACTCGAAGGTCTTCAGAAATGCGAGGAGGGTCCTTGACTTAGGCGGGCATGCAGAGATGGTGTACCTGGTCGTGACGCGCACGAACGATTACGACGAGTGCTCAGAGTGGATAATAGATAACCATCTCTCCAAGCTGGGGCCTGAGGTGCCGCTCCACATAAACAGATACTATCCGGCCCATAAGTGGAGGGAGGAGGCAACCCAGCTGAGGAAGTTGCTTGATATTTATGCTAGAGCCAGGAAAGAGGGCATTGAGTACGTGTACGTTGGTAACGTGGGAATACGTGAGTTGGAGACCACTAAATGTCCTAAGTGCGGGAAGATCCTCGTGGAGCGCTATAACTACAGCGTTACAGGGTTTAGCTTGGTTAGGGAGGGAGGCACGTATAGGTGTCCCCGTTGCGGGTATAAAATACCTTTGAGAGGAATGTGCAGTAACTCTAGATAA
- a CDS encoding DUF2148 domain-containing protein, translated as MIDPDAAVKEAVLEVAKLMALAARTAPKARGINNVEVKILNDRRELEALATKMEELAKDLGDFFARDAQSVRGSEAVVLVGGKVVDVGVKSPKGWRLESNVVCSLVNLGIAIGSAVKTASLHNVDNRVMFTIGVAAQELGLMDPGYIFGIPLSASPKSPYFDRRWPPPK; from the coding sequence TTGATTGACCCGGACGCGGCTGTTAAGGAGGCAGTTCTCGAAGTAGCCAAGTTGATGGCCCTGGCGGCCAGGACAGCGCCCAAAGCTAGAGGCATCAACAACGTGGAGGTCAAAATACTCAACGATAGGAGGGAGTTGGAGGCGCTAGCAACTAAGATGGAGGAGTTAGCCAAAGATTTAGGGGACTTCTTCGCCAGGGACGCTCAGAGCGTGAGGGGTAGTGAGGCGGTGGTTCTGGTGGGCGGTAAGGTCGTTGATGTAGGGGTTAAGAGCCCTAAAGGGTGGAGGCTGGAGTCAAATGTCGTTTGCTCGCTGGTCAACTTAGGCATAGCAATAGGTTCCGCAGTTAAGACTGCGTCACTCCATAACGTGGACAATCGTGTGATGTTCACTATAGGGGTGGCTGCGCAAGAACTCGGTCTGATGGACCCTGGTTACATATTCGGTATACCCTTGTCAGCGTCTCCGAAAAGCCCGTACTTCGACAGAAGATGGCCTCCACCTAAATAA
- a CDS encoding SLC13 family permease — translation MKLFFRVFILFAVSLSISYVLMSFIKLPSDGVGGEIVRFWCSVRVGESSETCWESINSTRGVYEQVVSLSLFLTVIGLTVISMRLRYFAAFFSAALMTFMAVVPPQELIAGIEWRLILFLIGSMVFAYILRRLKVFEYIAVRLLYLSKGSPYLLALYLSLFAWFLALAVGEVTSIVYVMMLVMNVRKITKYDVRPLVILSVLATNTGSIALPVGNPIGIYLSFEAQLTVNEFIYKALPLSLLSLIVMLTSFALLTRKYLTQLSLRLVKSNVESMVTQFYANITRREFALITHGIMMLVGFLTAIALNSPISFLISQLGGFYVDPHSLLSFTPYVFIVLSAVRVSPEELEEFVVKGVEWPSILFFITLFMLGHSLLWSGAASKLAYLSVLTSLSGGIVNYTLLNLIILTMAAVLSSVLDNLSVIVAMTPVAKVIASLSASNSVFWTLLYGGTLGGNYTPIGSTANLVAVGMSEKSGIEIGWGGWLKLASIATTLQIIVSILWSSLLLK, via the coding sequence TTGAAGCTGTTTTTCAGAGTTTTCATATTGTTCGCTGTCTCTCTTTCAATTTCCTACGTTCTCATGAGCTTCATCAAGCTCCCGAGCGATGGTGTGGGTGGCGAGATAGTGAGGTTCTGGTGTTCTGTGAGGGTTGGCGAGTCTTCGGAGACTTGCTGGGAGAGCATCAACTCGACACGTGGGGTATATGAGCAGGTCGTGTCACTGAGTCTTTTCCTGACGGTGATCGGGCTCACAGTGATCTCTATGAGGCTTAGGTATTTCGCAGCGTTTTTCTCGGCGGCGTTAATGACCTTCATGGCGGTAGTTCCGCCTCAGGAGTTGATAGCTGGCATTGAGTGGAGGCTGATCCTATTTCTTATTGGGAGCATGGTGTTCGCATATATACTTAGGAGGCTTAAGGTTTTCGAATATATTGCCGTCAGATTGCTCTACTTGAGCAAGGGCTCGCCCTACCTCCTCGCTTTATACTTATCCCTCTTCGCGTGGTTTCTGGCGCTGGCGGTGGGCGAGGTAACCAGCATAGTCTACGTGATGATGTTGGTCATGAACGTGAGGAAGATCACGAAGTATGACGTTAGACCCCTAGTGATTCTTTCGGTGTTGGCCACCAACACAGGTAGTATAGCGTTACCTGTAGGCAATCCTATCGGCATATATCTGTCTTTCGAAGCACAGTTAACCGTTAACGAATTCATTTATAAAGCACTGCCTCTCTCACTCCTCTCGCTAATCGTGATGCTGACCTCGTTTGCTCTCCTGACCCGCAAGTACTTGACTCAATTATCGCTCAGGCTGGTTAAGAGCAATGTAGAGTCGATGGTCACTCAGTTTTACGCTAATATAACACGTCGTGAGTTCGCGCTCATTACACACGGAATAATGATGTTGGTCGGCTTCCTCACCGCAATAGCCCTGAATTCCCCGATCTCTTTCCTGATTTCACAGTTGGGTGGTTTCTACGTAGATCCTCATTCTCTACTCTCATTCACCCCATACGTATTCATAGTGCTCTCGGCGGTTAGGGTAAGTCCCGAGGAGCTGGAGGAGTTCGTAGTCAAGGGGGTTGAGTGGCCTTCGATCCTATTCTTCATCACGCTGTTCATGTTGGGGCACTCACTTCTCTGGAGCGGCGCGGCGTCTAAGCTAGCCTACCTAAGCGTCCTGACGTCATTAAGTGGAGGTATAGTCAACTATACACTTCTAAACCTGATTATCCTGACGATGGCTGCTGTACTAAGCTCTGTGCTTGACAACCTCTCAGTAATAGTAGCCATGACCCCCGTGGCTAAGGTCATAGCCAGCTTGAGTGCTTCGAACTCAGTGTTCTGGACTCTACTGTATGGAGGGACTCTTGGAGGCAACTACACTCCGATAGGCTCGACCGCCAATTTAGTGGCTGTCGGAATGAGTGAGAAGTCCGGGATCGAGATTGGGTGGGGTGGGTGGCTTAAGCTGGCTTCCATAGCGACGACCTTGCAGATAATAGTCTCCATACTCTGGTCTTCCCTTCTCCTTAAATAA